Proteins from one Candidatus Zixiibacteriota bacterium genomic window:
- a CDS encoding T9SS type A sorting domain-containing protein has translation MKPLSCLAIAAAVLLLAVPLSAGTFVTNSTADSHDVNPGDGICGDHIDVVSSHCTVRAAIEEANAIPGPDTIVVTASEIPHILAFGTLTVTDNGTAIRGESGTSMLDGLNNPFGAPILDLLSDSNSVTGMSFQRSRGDALVVSGSFNVIGGGSSEEGNRFVNNGLDLPDSYALRISGKSASGNLILHNFIGMTGNGTEPFGNSNGIAIDNEAHDNVVGRASSAWANLISGNKGYGVLISGGAHDNEILGNVIGADITGTRVAPNGSGGILVRSGAHDNMIGNQIDSSGNIISGNDGNGITVTGSTTTENYVCRNLIGPDITGLLPLANGGDGVRIENGAHSNYIGGCVVSSGNIISGNRGSGIRLTGTGTSQNQISHNWIGPDIRGFGGFSSGQDNSNGIYLGEGASENIVGGTMADRNVISGNNYCGVLLTSTGTNANRISGNFIGTSTAGSSTLENGCGVMIQNGASHNVVGGNAMTEGNVISGNRGLLFPYGAGVAIYDEGTNYNQVTGNKIGTDSTGTRAVRNGSAGIIIGAGAQHNQVGGTSLAERNLISGNGSGAIVPSLGRGVHLFGNGTSFNQIIGNAIGLSSTGSVLANAGNGIALVDGATDNQVGGSDDTYGNAIAFNRGHAVYLADTGTFDNSIRHNSMYTNDSLGIAIRRSAQRSITAPSILVMDNDTVTGIGAPPLGVVDLYLAASDPSGRGEGKKWLATTTADINGSFKMTAAGLGSVDTLTAQATDIEGNSSEFSINVPVGQVTDISDEGGELPAAFRLEQNYPNPFNASTQIAYSLPSAGLVELKIYNIVGQLLATLVSTPQSAGNHVAVWDGRNDAGIVVSSGVYWYRLTTADRTESRKMLLLK, from the coding sequence ATGAAACCGCTCTCCTGCCTTGCCATCGCCGCTGCTGTTTTACTCCTGGCGGTCCCACTTTCTGCAGGGACTTTCGTCACCAACTCGACAGCCGATTCGCACGACGTAAACCCCGGCGACGGAATCTGCGGCGACCATATCGACGTGGTTAGTTCGCACTGCACTGTCAGAGCGGCTATTGAAGAAGCGAACGCCATACCCGGGCCGGATACAATCGTCGTGACAGCATCGGAGATTCCGCACATACTTGCGTTCGGTACATTGACGGTGACCGACAACGGTACAGCTATCCGCGGCGAGTCGGGTACGAGCATGCTCGACGGGCTTAATAATCCGTTTGGCGCTCCGATCCTCGACTTGTTGTCAGACAGCAATAGCGTTACCGGAATGTCATTTCAGCGTTCCCGTGGCGACGCCCTGGTCGTATCCGGGAGTTTCAATGTCATAGGTGGCGGCTCGAGCGAAGAGGGGAATCGGTTCGTCAATAATGGGCTGGACCTTCCGGACAGCTACGCGCTGCGAATTTCAGGAAAATCGGCCTCAGGGAATCTCATACTTCACAACTTCATCGGCATGACCGGCAACGGCACCGAACCGTTCGGCAACAGCAACGGGATAGCCATCGACAACGAAGCGCACGACAACGTGGTGGGCCGAGCTTCGAGCGCCTGGGCGAATCTGATATCGGGCAACAAAGGGTACGGTGTGCTGATCTCGGGAGGTGCACATGATAATGAGATCCTTGGCAATGTCATCGGTGCTGATATTACCGGCACCCGTGTGGCGCCGAACGGGTCAGGCGGAATTCTCGTGCGGAGCGGCGCGCATGACAACATGATCGGTAACCAGATCGACTCCTCCGGCAATATCATTTCAGGAAATGACGGTAATGGCATTACCGTCACGGGCAGCACCACGACAGAGAATTACGTATGCCGGAATCTGATCGGACCGGACATTACCGGTCTGCTCCCGCTTGCTAACGGCGGCGACGGCGTACGCATCGAGAATGGCGCGCACAGCAATTATATAGGCGGTTGTGTGGTGTCATCAGGCAATATCATCTCGGGCAACCGCGGTAGCGGGATCAGACTCACCGGTACGGGGACCTCACAAAACCAAATCTCGCACAATTGGATTGGCCCGGATATCCGTGGCTTCGGCGGTTTTTCAAGCGGCCAGGACAACAGCAACGGAATTTATCTTGGTGAAGGTGCGTCCGAGAATATCGTCGGCGGTACAATGGCTGACCGAAATGTCATATCTGGCAACAACTACTGCGGGGTATTGCTGACCAGTACAGGGACCAATGCCAACCGCATTTCCGGCAATTTCATCGGGACATCGACGGCCGGTTCCAGCACTCTGGAGAACGGCTGCGGTGTCATGATACAAAACGGCGCCTCGCACAATGTTGTCGGCGGCAACGCGATGACAGAAGGGAATGTCATCTCAGGCAACCGGGGACTGTTGTTCCCCTATGGAGCCGGGGTTGCGATCTATGATGAGGGGACGAACTATAATCAGGTGACAGGAAACAAGATCGGGACCGACAGCACCGGCACACGCGCCGTGCGAAATGGCTCGGCAGGCATAATTATCGGTGCCGGCGCTCAGCACAATCAAGTCGGCGGTACAAGTTTGGCAGAGCGAAATCTCATCTCAGGAAATGGTTCCGGTGCGATTGTACCTTCACTCGGACGCGGTGTCCATTTGTTCGGGAATGGAACATCCTTCAATCAGATTATCGGAAACGCGATAGGTCTTTCATCCACCGGATCAGTGCTGGCAAATGCCGGTAACGGCATTGCGCTGGTCGACGGTGCCACCGACAATCAGGTCGGCGGGTCCGATGACACCTACGGCAACGCCATCGCATTTAACCGTGGACACGCGGTGTACCTCGCCGATACAGGCACGTTCGATAACAGCATCAGACACAACTCCATGTACACGAATGACAGTCTTGGAATCGCGATTCGCCGGAGCGCCCAGCGCTCGATAACCGCTCCGAGCATTCTCGTTATGGACAACGATACGGTGACCGGCATCGGAGCGCCGCCGCTCGGTGTGGTCGATCTGTATCTGGCGGCAAGTGATCCATCGGGGCGTGGCGAAGGCAAGAAATGGCTGGCTACGACGACCGCCGACATCAATGGCAGTTTCAAAATGACGGCCGCCGGTTTGGGATCAGTCGATACCCTCACGGCTCAGGCTACTGACATCGAGGGAAACAGTTCGGAGTTTTCCATCAATGTGCCGGTGGGCCAGGTGACTGACATTTCCGATGAGGGTGGCGAACTGCCGGCGGCGTTCAGGTTGGAGCAGAACTATCCCAACCCGTTTAATGCGTCCACACAGATTGCGTACTCACTCCCCAGTGCCGGACTGGTCGAACTCAAAATCTACAACATCGTGGGACAATTGCTGGCAACACTTGTGAGTACCCCACAGTCCGCCGGCAATCATGTGGCGGTATGGGACGGGCGAAACGATGCCGGAATTGTGGTGTCCAGCGGCGTGTATTGGTATCGACTGACAACGGCTGATCGAACCGAAAGCAGGAAAATGCTGCTGCTTAAGTGA
- a CDS encoding EVE domain-containing protein translates to MPKRYWLFKSEPSEFSIDDLAHSPGQTAPWSGVRNYQSRNTLRDLVQVGDEVLFYHSSTDVVGVAGIAEVVRSGYPDHTARDRTNPYFDPKATEQNPIWFMVDVKFKLKLPDVIPLAVLRQTKGLEKMMVCQKGSRLSIQPVTAKEWGVIQKLSRQLD, encoded by the coding sequence ATGCCCAAACGTTACTGGCTTTTCAAGTCCGAGCCGAGCGAGTTCTCAATAGACGATCTGGCGCACAGCCCGGGTCAAACCGCGCCATGGAGTGGCGTGCGCAATTACCAGTCGCGGAATACCTTGCGCGATCTGGTTCAAGTAGGAGACGAGGTCCTGTTCTATCACAGCTCAACCGATGTTGTGGGTGTCGCGGGCATAGCCGAGGTTGTCCGGTCCGGTTACCCTGATCATACCGCTCGTGACCGGACCAATCCGTATTTCGATCCAAAAGCTACGGAACAGAACCCGATCTGGTTTATGGTTGACGTGAAGTTCAAATTGAAACTGCCCGATGTCATCCCGCTCGCAGTTCTACGGCAGACAAAAGGGTTGGAGAAGATGATGGTCTGCCAGAAGGGGAGTCGGCTTTCAATCCAGCCGGTGACGGCAAAGGAGTGGGGGGTGATTCAGAAACTGAGTCGGCAACTTGATTAG